The Pectinophora gossypiella chromosome 15, ilPecGoss1.1, whole genome shotgun sequence genome segment GCAGAAGGAGATCGAGACCCTTCGGCTGGAGATGCGCCAAGTGAGGAACTCGCTGGGCGCATCTAAGGATGGGACGCAGCCAGCGCCAGCGCCTGCAACTCTCACAGAGACCCCGGCCTCTGAGGGTCTGCGCCCTGAGCCGGCCCTACAAGTTGCACGCGCTAAGCCGGCAAAGAGGACGAACCCGCCGCTGCCTGAGAGCAGTAGAGCCACGTCCGACAAAGATGGAGACCTCGCCGCGCAGATCATAAGCCAGGTGGGCTTTATGATCGATGCGAAGTTGGCGGGTCTAGAGGATAGGCTCCTGCCTCCAAAGGTGTTGCGCCCTCCGCTAGCGGCGGACCGCAAGAACGCGCAGTCCTACGCGGCCGCGGCTAAGACCTCCGCTGGCTCAGCGAGGAGCCCCGCTGCAGTTGTGGCCAGGATGGCGACTGCCGCTACAGCTGGCACCACACGTGCCTCGCCGCTCGTGGCCCCTCGTGGCCCAGCCGCGGTTGATAGTGGCCAAACCTCCGCACCCTCTAAGAAGAGAAAGAGGGGTCCCAGGGGGAGAAGGAGCAAGGCAGGGAATGGCGGCCAAGGCGAGGCCCGACCCCTACCTTCAAGGTCTGCCGGCGACGGCTGGACCGTTGTCGGCAAAGGCCGAAAGAAGAAGGCGGCTCCTGTTCAACCGCCACAACGCCCCAAGGCGCCCAAACTGCGCACCCCCCGCACAGCGGCGGTGGTGATGCAGTTGCAGCCAGCGGCGGCGGAAACCGGAGCCACCTATGCGGATATCCTGAGGGAGGCAAAGTCCAAGGTTGACCTGCAGAGCCTCGGAATCTCCAACCTCAGGATCCGCAAAGCGGTAACTGGCGCGAGAGTGCTGGAGCTAGCGGGCGCCTCGAGCACTGAGAAGGCTGACACCTTAGCCGAAAAGCTAAGGGAGTCACTGAGCGGGGACGTAGTGAAAGTCTCCAGACCCATTAAGTGCGCGCAAATGCGAGTCATGGGACTGGATGACTCCGTCACCGCTCAGGAGGTGGTGGAGGCAGTGGCCAAAGCCGGTGGCTGCGCGGTGGATGCCATTAAGGCCGGTGCCATCCGCGAGGGCGCGAGCGGCATGGGCTCTCTGCTCGTGAGCTGCCCCATAGCGGCTGCCAAAAAGGTAGCCCAGGGTCGCCTTCTCGTGGGTTGGACCTCGGCCCGAGTCAGGGTGCTGGAGCCGCGTCCGCTGCGGTGCTTCCGGTGCCATGAAGTCGGGCACACGCACGCTCTGTGcgagtccgaggtggaccgAAGCACCCAGTGCTTCCgatgcggccaaaccggccaccAGTCTTCCACGTGTTCCGCCACCCCGCACTGTacagtgtgcgaggcggcgCGAAGACCGGCGGAACACCGATTGGGCAGTTCACAATGTACTGCCCAATCTAAGACTAAGCGGAAGGTTCGCAAAGGCCCGCAGGCCCCCTTGCGACCTTCCCACCCGCAAGCCGCGGGACGAGCCGGCACCGAGCCAATGAACACCAACTAATGGCGTTGTGTGTTCTGCAGGCCAACATCAACCACTCTGCCAGAGCCCAGGACCTGCTGCTCCAGAGCATGGCGGAGTGGTTGATTGACGTGGTGGTGGTCTCGGAGCCGTATTCGGTTCCGCCCCGGGACAACTGGGTGGGAGACCAGACTGGCTTGGCGGCGTTGATATCGCGGACGGGGGCGGGATTGCCTCCATTCGAGCACGTTGTGCGAGGTGGAGGTTATGTCGCTGCCGTTCTAGGGGACATCACATTGGTCAGTGTGTACTTCTCGCCAAACCGCAGCCTGTCTGACTTTGAGCAGTTCCTGCTCGAGGTCGGCGTGCTTGTGGGGCGGAGGCGCACTGCCCGTGTGATTGTCGCCGGCGATCTCAATGCCAAGTCGACGGCTTGGGGATGTCCGACGACTGACGTCCGAGGAGAGGCGGTCGAAGAGTGGGCGCTGACCGCCGGATTGACCGTTGTCAACCGAGGATCGGTGAACACGTGCGTGCGGCAACAGGGCGGCTCTATCGTGGACGTTACGTTCGCGGACGCCGCCCTGGCGCGCTGTGTTCAAAGCTGGGAAGTGCAGGAGGACGTGGAGACACTGTCGGATCACCTGTATATCCGCTTCAGTGTGTCCACTCTTCCTGGTACCCCGACGAGCCCGATCCGAGCTCTGGTAGGCAACGGTCCTAAGTGGGCGTTAAAACGCCTCAACTATGACGCCTTGGAGGAGGCCATAATAGTTGAGGCTTGGCTGCAGCCCGATTGCGAGCCGGAGGTCGAGCAGGAGACCGAGGCTGTCCAGCAGGCGATGGCAAGGGTGTGTGACGCCTGTATGCCCCGCGTCAGAACACTTACCTCGCGACGAGCTGTGTACTGGTGGTCCGCGGAACTCACGCGGCTAAGGCAAGCCTGCGTTGAGGCGAGACGCCGGTACACAAGGAGTCGAAGGAGGCGCACCAGGGATGAGGAGCTCTTGGCGCAAGTCGAGGCATCCTACAGGGAGGCCAAGAGGGCTTTGCAGGTGGCCATTGCTGAGGCCAAAGACGCGGCGGAACGGGAGATGCTGGAGTCTCTGGATGTCGATCCGTGGGGTAGGCCGTACAAGATGGTGAGGCGCAAGCTTCGACCGTGGGCCCCCCCACTTACACAGAGTCTTCAGCCACAGCTCGTGAGCCGAGTCGTGTCCGCCCTGTTTCCCAACAGGGCTGAGCACACGCCCCCAGCGATGGCGCTGCAAGACGGCACGGCAGATGCCGATGATGAGGATGAGATTCCACCTGTGAGCGAGGCCGAATTGGAGATTGCAGTGCGGAGACTGCAGGCCAAGAACACCGCCCCGGGCCTTGATGGCATACCAGGGCGTGTCTGGGTCCTCGCTCTACGGGTGGAAGGCGGTCTGGGGCCGAGGTTGAGGGACCTCTTCACGGGGTGCTTAGTGAGAGGTCACTTCCCTCGCCGGTGGAAGACCGGAAAACTTGTCCTCATCCGCAAGGAGGGCCGGCCTGCCGACTCCCCGTCGGCGTACAGGCCGATAGTCCTGCTGGACGAGGCCAGCAAGCTCCTCGAGCGAATCGTCGCGGCTCGTATCAACGAGCACCTCGAGGATGCAGGCCCGGACCTGAGCGCATGCCAGTTCGGTTTCCGCAGGGGCAGATCCACCATCGACGCAATCGCGCGGGTGAGGGCCCTAGCGGACGCCGCTGTAGCTCGGGGGGAGGTCGTCTTGGCGGTGTCTTTGGACATCGCCAACGCCTTCAACACCCTGCCCTGGAGCTGCATCAGGGAAGCGCTCAGGTACCACAATGTGCCCCCGTACCTCCGCCGGTTGCTAGCGGCATACCTCTCCGTGAGGGCCGTGAGCTTCCCGGCGTCTGAGGGATGGCGAGAGTGGTCGatgtcgtgcggtgttccacagggttcgGTCCTGGGACCGCTCCTGTGGAACATTGGCTACGACTGGGTGCTGCGTGGAGCGAATCTCCGAGGGGTCGACGTAACTTGTTACGCCGACGATACCCTCGTGACGGCTCGAAGCAGCACATACCGGGAGGCCGCCATTCTCGCTACCGCGGGTGTGGCTCATGTGGTGGGCAAAATCCGGCGCCTGGGACTGGAAGTGGCTCTGACGAAGTCAGAAGCCATATGCTTCCACGGTCCCCGAGCGGCTCCGCCGGCCGGTGCGCACATAGTGGTGGGGGGAGTTTCCATCGGCGTCAAATCGACGATGCGGTACCTAGGCCTCGTCCTAGACAGCCGATGGAACTTCCGTGCGCACTTCACTGGCCTGGCGCCGAGATTAATCGCGACTGCTGGCGCCCTAAGTAGGTTACTCCCGAACATCGGAGGACCGAAGGTGGGCTGCCGTCGACTATACTCCGGGGTAGTCAGGTCGATGGCCCTGTACGGCGCCCCCATCTGGGTAGACGCCCTAAGCGCCGAGAACCGTGCTCTTCTGAGGAGGCCTCAAAGGGCTGTAGCCACAAGGGTGGTGAGGGGGTACCGTACCATCTCGTTCGAGGCTGCCTGCGCCttggccggtacccccccatggGAGCTGGACGCCAAAGTTTTGGCCCGTGTCTATAGACACACGGCCCGAGCGCGTGCCGACGGTGGAGCGCCATCTCCGGAGGAGATCTCGAGTCTGAGACTTAACGCTCGTCGAGATACCCTCCTGAGATGGTCGCGAACCTTGGAGACGCCGAGTGCTGGCCACAGGACGGTCTCAGCGATCCGGCCCGTTCTGGAAGAATGGGTCGAGAGGAGGTTTGGTTCGCTCTCCTTCCGCCTGACGCAGGTCCTGTCGGGGCATGGATGCTTCGGCAGGTATCTGTGCAGGGTCGCCGGAAGGGAACCAACCACCGACTGCCACCATTGCGGCGCCGCCGAAGACACGGCGGACCACACGCTAGCCGCATGCCCAGAATGGGCTGAGTCGCGGGCGCGACTCAGGTGCGTGGTCGGCCAGGACCTTTCCCTGCCTGCCGTGGTCTCGGCCATGGTCGGTAGCGAGAGGGCCTGGAGAGCGGTACACTCTTTCTGCGAGGACGTGGTGGCGCAGAAAGAGGCCGCCGAGAGGTCGCGGGAGGCCGATCCTGCGTCTGACCCGATCCGTCGGACTCGGGTGGGACGGAGAAGGTTGGCGCATGATCGGCGTATCCCGTAGGTGGGGATGCTGGTGACGGACGCGGGGGGCGTCCGTCACCTGGCACAAAGTCCCCGTGTTGGTAGGCGCGCGTGTGTTCCGCGCGCCACTGACGATTTCGAGCACTGAAGTGCTCACCGAGCCGGGTCCGTATGGACACCGCCTGGGAGTTGCGGAAGTATGCGGGCGCGTTCCCGTGGCTCCCACTCAGGCGGCAAgacgaacaccgttgggttttagtgggtaggcgggatacttgagatcctggagtcccacataacccgctgtcatccccatggcggcgggtatgcgtaaatgcatttcccaacgttaaaaaaaaaaaaaaaaaaaaaaaaaaggttaggttaggttaggttagg includes the following:
- the LOC126373497 gene encoding uncharacterized protein LOC126373497, translated to MKKAVQNKITHAGSRETGESSLRPPFVCGGGCDRSVGSQSLRKPETETASNAQPGHDSRASTPSALSEARVVLERTPTPDSTPAPSADDASPGPNAQRKTRRTGPSLASSSDEASSLRTVRSMESVTSLPEGKLWRKRKPVSLSEPSSDDEDRASGTTRGSPVLRARAKRGRGRPPTTGEYVGLAKAKAELNRAMREELMLQAEKEVAESAKRVFSLRGSVTESELARTDSGSEPGPETVADLYQKAKDAAAIIENVACKSGRLKGTFVRALKDSTKLIVEVLDVLRATSANDETRNLQAQNTRLQKALDDQQKEIETLRLEMRQVRNSLGASKDGTQPAPAPATLTETPASEGLRPEPALQVARAKPAKRTNPPLPESSRATSDKDGDLAAQIISQVGFMIDAKLAGLEDRLLPPKVLRPPLAADRKNAQSYAAAAKTSAGSARSPAAVVARMATAATAGTTRASPLVAPRGPAAVDSGQTSAPSKKRKRGPRGRRSKAGNGGQGEARPLPSRSAGDGWTVVGKGRKKKAAPVQPPQRPKAPKLRTPRTAAVVMQLQPAAAETGATYADILREAKSKVDLQSLGISNLRIRKAVTGARVLELAGASSTEKADTLAEKLRESLSGDVVKVSRPIKCAQMRVMGLDDSVTAQEVVEAVAKAGGCAVDAIKAGAIREGASGMGSLLVSCPIAAAKKVAQGRLLVGWTSARVRVLEPRPLRCFRCHEVGHTHALCESEVDRSTQCFRCGQTGHQSSTCSATPHCTVCEAARRPAEHRLGSSQCTAQSKTKRKVRKGPQAPLRPSHPQAAGRAGTEPMNTN